The following proteins are encoded in a genomic region of Chryseobacterium cucumeris:
- a CDS encoding LytR/AlgR family response regulator transcription factor produces MKIKAVIVDDELIAREVLRSYLTKYCPQVEILGEAENIKEAVPLIAEKQPQLVFLDVEMPFGNAFDVLEATKDFSYETIFITAFSQYSLQALNKSASYYILKPIDIQELILAVNKVAESLEKKEELNRNKILLENLKLKPEKQQLILPTLQGFDVVKTEDIVRLQADGNFTQVYLTDGSKKMVCRFLKHFDDLLENPFVRVHRSHIINTGFVKSYHKSGTVMLADDTEIEVSGSFKDNFLKVFS; encoded by the coding sequence ATGAAAATAAAAGCTGTCATTGTTGACGATGAACTTATAGCAAGAGAAGTTTTACGAAGCTATCTTACCAAATACTGTCCGCAGGTGGAAATTCTGGGTGAAGCTGAAAATATCAAAGAAGCAGTTCCGTTAATTGCTGAAAAGCAGCCTCAACTGGTCTTTCTGGATGTAGAAATGCCTTTCGGAAATGCTTTTGATGTGCTGGAAGCTACCAAAGATTTCTCCTATGAAACCATTTTCATTACTGCATTTTCACAATATTCTTTACAGGCTTTAAATAAATCAGCAAGCTATTATATTTTAAAACCTATCGATATTCAGGAACTGATTCTGGCAGTGAATAAAGTGGCGGAAAGCCTTGAGAAAAAAGAAGAGCTCAACCGGAATAAGATCCTTCTTGAGAATCTGAAATTAAAACCTGAGAAACAGCAGCTGATTTTGCCAACTTTACAGGGATTTGACGTTGTAAAAACAGAAGATATTGTAAGACTTCAGGCGGATGGAAATTTTACTCAGGTATACCTTACCGATGGTTCAAAGAAGATGGTGTGCCGGTTTCTGAAACACTTTGATGATCTTCTGGAAAACCCGTTTGTCAGGGTTCACAGGTCTCATATCATTAATACAGGTTTTGTAAAATCCTATCATAAAAGCGGAACCGTGATGCTGGCGGATGATACGGAAATA